GCAACAATGGAGCTGGAGTGGTGAGTGAAATTTACCCCTCGTCAAGAACcgtatttctgtttttcttcgtAGATATATAGTTAAAGCTGAAGTGACAGTAGCTTTGAGCTAGCTCATGTTAGCTGAAGTCAGCGGTGCTGTATCGGTATCCAAACTTTATCCACAGCTTTTAGTGAAGTTCATTTAACTCGGGTTAAAAGCAGGTGTATGGAGAATATCCTCTCACTCTGAGCTGTTATTATTACAACACGAGTATACAACGCGGAGCACTAACATGCTGCATGCTCCTGTCTGCCAAGCTGCCATAAGGTGAATTgactgttggtttgtttttggtaATATTAacgaaaaacagaaacaaatactGCTCGCTTCAACTCgccaagaataaaaaaaaaaaaacaggctgaagCCTGTGGCTTAGAATATGGCAGCCCAAACAACGGCACcaacaacaaaagtttcaaaaaagaaaacaagaaagatctaaataacaaaatataCCTTAACAGTAGCGTAGTTATTTATATTATCTTCCTCTCACCATCAGTTTGAACTGTAACTGCTAattatttaatgttttacagctttttGAAAGTTGACTGcctctgaaaagaaaaattgtATTTCAGAACTCACTTTATCTTACTCAAAAATTAACAGTCCTCTTGAATTATATTTGCCTTCCAAAAAAATATAACATACATTACGTCAGGTTTTATTTTAGATATAGTATGTCTGAAAATTTGAATCTGAATATTACCCGAGATATCTCGTAAacaacattattttatttatttatttttttagcctCTGATATatatgactttattttttttactctgaaCTTTGAATAGTCTATGTAAATACTTGTAAATATTAATTCTATCTTGGTAAGTATCATCTAAATATTTGTGGTGTCTTCTCCTGTTGTGGGCTACAGCTGGTTTTGAACCGTATGAAGACATTTCCAGTTCCTAACCTGTTGATCAAGAAGATGGATTCTTATatgtctttctttcctttttttttattgcacataattagaaaaaaaatgaatcataaGAGGAAAGTAAAGAAACCCAGGGGGCTTATATGAAAATCCCCCGTCAATAAATGGTACCgtaatgaaaattaaaataaggaTTAAGGAACAGCAAgcagaaaaaactaaaaaaactaGCAAGGgagttaataaaaaaatagcTGTCAAAATGATTTGTCCATTAAAACCCCAACTGTTTTGGGTTCCTTGTTAGGCCAGAATGTCTGATGAGAGGAAGAAGTTGTTAAATGATTTTGGAAGCTGTTTATCAGTGAATTATTCTTACCATTTATGTTTGAGTATTAATAGATTGAATTagttaaagtttaaactttCTAAACAGAGGTGCAGTTCACTTCTCACTCATGGAATATAAGATCATTcttaaaatagttttttgtATGAGGAGTACTTGATAAAGTTGAGAAGGATGTGAGGCAGACCTGACAGTATTAGAATATGAAATTTAATGTAGATATTACTGTAAAAAGTGCTCCAATGACAATGTGTTCAGAATAGATGGAGGTTGGCCTTACTTCCATGCATTGATTTGcaaataattgtatttttgttcATGTCGTTTAAAGTCTGTTAAAGGTCCTGCTGTTCCCAGTACACAGACACTCCATACAATCAAAAGAACtgaaaaaccaaaatccaaaaaaattgaaaatgcaaAGTTCACCCTGAACATcccagggcaaacacagagagacagctaCACACAGTCATTGtggttacatgggtgtttttaatttggaattggtTTGCTCCAAATTAAACAAGTCCAAATTATATTGGTGAGCTTGGTGTTTGCATGGGATTAAATCTTCTTTAATGCTGTGAACACGTCACAGCTCCCAGCTGAGAATAAACTGGCCGGTTTATTAGATTTCAAGCTTAATTCCAAATTGAAGTTTTCAGacatttacatggtcatttcaGAGCGGAATGAacctttatttggatttaaacaTAAAAAGTGTCATGTAAGCACACTAACTTGGTGGATAAAGTGTTACAGAAGATCGATGGATGAACAGTCTGTCCACTTACCTGATTCAATTTCTAGTCGTGTTTTGAGATTATTGGTTTTAGCTTTCGAGATTACAGGAGTGGGAGAATTCTCCTGGCTCAATATGGGAccaacagctctttaagatatgatggggcctggttgttaaGAGCTTTATAGGTTGAGAGAAGGGTTTGGGCTGATGTGATCTCTTCTGCTGATCCCTGTCAGAACTCTCGCTGCCGCATTTTGAATCAGTTgaagactttttaggcagttgcCCTGGCCTGCTTGAGAGCAGggaattacagtagtctactctggaggtaacaaatgcatggattaatttctcgGCATCAGTATATTCCTAATTTcagaaatattacgcaggtgaaagaaggaggtcttgcagacctgtttaatgtggaaGTTAGAGCATAAGTCCTGGCCTGAAGtgactcccaggttcctcacagtgttccTGGAGGTTGAAGTGACACCATCCAGAGATGCTGTATTTGTTAAATTTGTTAACAAGCATTTGTTAGatgcaaaacagaaagaagcacATCAGACTTGACTGTATTGACATGATAAGTTGTAGTGTAAGTCGTGTACACTACAAGGTGACTTAGAGACGCTGTATTACACATGTGTAAATGAAAACTGATTCAAGCACATAGGCTAGTACTGCTCATCTTTTTGGGATTACTGCTGTCTATTATCATTTACTTTTGTTCTCAAATTTAAGGGAGGACCACGCAGCCCCTGAGGGTCCCTTCTTCACCAAAGATATTTATGACAAATACTCACTTGCCCCTAATGTCAGAGAACTGTGGGCCTTTCTCCAAAGGTATGCtacaaattaatttttttttacactgatcTTCGCGTTTCCTTTCATCTTTAAAGACTAACCACTCATTCAATGTTAtctttttcctctgcttttaCACATTCCTTAAAATCTGTCAACAGTGATGTAGAGCCGACAAAAACCTGCTCctctgaagctgcagagtgTAAAGACAGCAGCCGAGCGTCCGGTTGGGAGAGCTGCGATTCTGACGATCCGTGTGCCGAAAGCGACGACGGCGACAACAGTGAGGATGCTAAGAACTCACATGGAAACCAGAAGCAGAACAAAACTGAGGCTGATGCCGCTTTCCCTCAACCCAGGCTGCCGTATCCGTGCATGTCTAGCCTCTCCAGCAAAGAGCACAACATATATCTCGGCTTTTTGACGAGCAAAAAAAAGAGCGATCCCCCACAGGTACTTCTGTCGGCTCTTTATTTGCCTGGAACGGCAGTCGAGTCTTGGTGGTTTGTGTTTGCGGCGCCGTTTTTCCCCCATCATCTGCACTTTCCTTCCAGGGCTTACAGAAACGTGTAAACGACGAAGTGATGCAGTTCACGAGGTACCTGCAAGATGTGGCGAAAATATGTGCTGACGACTACAACTTCATATCACAGGGAGCCATGCAATATTCAGAGGTACTGATACTGCGAGGACAGCGCCTGTCATCACGCCGGCGCGGTTTGTCTCCGCAGCTCCTAAAACAGCTCGCGAACGTCTTTTCCAGGATTGTTTGAGGGCCTGTTTGGAGCACGTCAGGACGCTTCCTCAGCTCTACCAGATCCACGAGATGACCAGCCTGACCGGGGGCACGTTCAACCCAGAGCTCGCGCTGACCtttgaaaagcagcttttaacCCTGGTAACGTGTTTTTGAACCGCCGTCCCAGTGCCGCATGTGGACAGTCGCCGTTTTCATGAGCTAATCAGAAATGTCATTGTCTATTTTTTGGACGCGTCCTTTCAGCCTGGGAGTGTTGTACTGCAGAATCAGTCATTCGGTGTTGATTAACTTCCCCCATTTCCATATTTCCCCTCCTTTATTTCTCCAGGGCAGCGTGAATATTACAGACCACCAGATCGTGTCTGCTGATGCACAGCTTGCATCGGATTATCAGAGTGTTTCATCAGAGAATCCTCCAGCTAAAAAAGCTAAGGACATGCATGCTGTAAGCAATTGtctcacttttttctgtttttttttaattgctccAATAAAGTAAGTCACAGAGATATTTTACAGCCAGAATGGGATTCATGGCCGCAGGACTATTGTTAACTTCACTCCAGCTCGTGCAATTTTCACTTAAGACACCAGAGGGTGTTCTTGTCTTGCTCAGCAATACCACTTCTAATTGCgtccctgaaacacacagtgaTGTTAAAGTGTGTCTAATTTGTATTGAAACAAGTTGTTTGGTCTCATGCAGCTGATTTTGTGGTCGCTTGACCTTTTCCTCATTGTGCTCCCCAGACGATCAGCGATGACGGGAATGCAGAGAAGCTGTGCGCCCGCTATGAGCCTCACGTCTGTCTGTCTCGGGACGCCCTGGTCAGGCTGCTGGACAACCACGGCCCTGACTTCGTGGAGCAGTGGGAACTGCCTGTGTGCGTCAAATTAAACCATGGAAAGGGTACGGCGTCACCATTCTGCCTTTTCTAAGGTTCATCCGGATCAGGGTCGTTCCTGAGCGTCTCCTTTTTGTAAACTGCGGAACAATGTGACCGCAGTGAACATAACAGATAAAATTAAGCACTTCTTTTTGTTGCCTTgctgtttcagtttcttttttttttgtttattttcttatgTCGTTTTTCAGGCAGTAATCAGAAGAAGACTGTGTTTATAGATTCACCtctgctgaaaactgaaatgacagtgagagagaggagccaTATTTTCCACGAGGAGAGTCTGAAGCTTTCTTTCCGGAAGAATGgaatcaaaaaaatgtttcatttactGACAGAATTACCTACGAATGAGTGCCAGCACTCTCAGGTATGTTAGTGCTTTTGTCGATAGGGCTCTACGTGCTGTATGCTGCTCTTTGTCTTATTTTATGGCTTCTGTTCTGCTTTGCATTCAGGAAAAACCCAGAAGAAACTGTGGGCCTCTGAAAGACGGCATTGACTTTGAGGTGGACATCACTGAGCTGGAGACATTTGGGGAGTCGACGTCTGCTAAACCGATGCAGGAGAAGCAGGATCATAGCGTTAAGAGCAAACAGCTCACCAGTCCCCCGCTGTCGAGGACGACTGGCGATGTGAGCGGACGTCCTGTGAGTGAGTTCAGTACTGCGCAGGAAGGTAGTTACAGCACTTCCACAAGCTCCGAAGATCTGGCAACGACGGTAACTCAGCCCACTGTGGATGACGCTGCTGAACCCAAGACCGAGCGGGCGGGGCGAGAGTGCGTTCAGGAAACCGAAGACGACTCGGACGATGAAAAACTAGTTATTGATGATTGCGCGTCTGCAGCGTCGAGAAGACAGCCGAAGTCGCCGGCGGGTGACGGTCCGCCCGTCACTCAGCCCGGCCCTGGAACcccggattctcctcctcctccccgcggAGCCGCACCGGGCAGGCGTCAGTCCAGAACGCCGAAGGTCCCGGGAGACCAGCTGAGCGAGATCCTGCGCATGCAGACGGCCATGCTCAAGTCCTCCAGCGACACCGCCAAGCCCTCTCCCGCGTCGCCCGCTCGGCGAGCCGAGCCCGTAGTTCACTCTCATCCTACATCCCTGGTCAAACCCTGCGTGTCGTCATACTTGGAGAGAAATCAGAACGAGGAGGAAAACTCCTCTGCTGTCTCTCATGAATCTTCACTTGTCAACCCAAACACCACCGAACACAAGAGTTAGTGTCAACTTGCTCTCATATTGAGGaatagtttggtttttttggtcTTTCTGGATCGATGAGCAGCTGTTGCGTTCTCCTCCACTCATGCAGGAATCCTCTCACAAGATCTGCAGGAAACTGCCGAAGATGAACAAGATTACGAGGCTCCTGTGGAAGGCAACCTGCTCTACAAGCTCTACAGCCTCCAAAACATGCTGCTGATGGTGCGCAGCTCCATTTCACTCACCCACAGCAGGAGAGTGGGCAGCAGCCAAAACCAGGTAGGcctgagaagagaagaaggaTTTGCATTTATCTTGAACTGATGTGAAATGACTTCAACTCTCTCCTCATTGTGCCCTTTGTGTTGTATTTTAAGTTTGTGCCAGTGCACGTCTTGCCAAAACTGGAGTACCAGCTGAGTTACGGCGTGGAGTGTTTAACCAACGGTGAGGTGTGCCAGCTGTGGACGGAAACGCTGCTCCACTCCTCCACGCTGCCTTACATCGGTAAACTTCAGGACTTTTCCTCAGTCTGCTATTTAATCTCGTTCAGATCGCTGCCATGTCCCCCAAACTAAACCTCTCCAGTAATGAGAGCtcgaaacaaaaccaaaataacatttatgaagctgaaaaaagcatctttttttttttttccctccccatCATTTCCTTCCCTCGCTGAGTTCACTGCGGGCCACGAGGCTGATCCTCCCACAAACCAGTGAAATAGTCAGCGGATGACTCACCATCCTGCAGCGCCTGTGGACTGGATCCGTTTGTTTTGTTACCATAACTACAGCCACGTCTGATTATGGGGTATTCACAGAAAATCCCAGGCAGACCAAAGCAaagtgtttcagcttcagttatGTTCCTTGGATGAACATTGGTGACGTTAACCTGCAGTTTAGAATTCAGGGGAAGACTCCACCTTTTTTGATTCTCATTAATATGTGATCCAAATGTTGACGTAATCGCTACCcccttaagttttttttttctctttcccctGTCTTAAGCAACAAAGCATTTTACTGAAATTCTACATTTTCGAAGAATATTAATGCtgatatatgtatttatttagattttatgaTAGTGAGATTGtccaaaaaaatgttaattttgcCAACTTAACTTTTAAATttcaaaatgcaaatgttttgttGATGGTTCTGAAAAGTTATAAACAAGTTCCATGCCGGTTCTACTGGTCATACTGCATAAGTCCTGGGGAACATTGTAATAACTATTCTTCTGCCTCAgggatttagtttttttgtgtttgtttatctcAGTATTCTTCTCTGTAGAAGTTATGAGAAGTTTCTCAGTGCAACAGGATACAAACGATGTCGGTTCGGTCTCAGTATTTTAATAAGATAGAGAAATCAGAGGTGACTTTTCAGTGATACGTGAAGAAAATAATTCCCCTAATTAATGACTTAATGTCAAGGAGCCCAGCCGAGGAAAGACTTCCTCCTTTGTTCGCCGCCTTGCGGTCGGTCATGCGGTTTCTCATGCGGCGTCTCTCTATtcctggctgcagctccagccgTTAGCACGCTCCATAATTGAATGGAAAGCAGTGTTGAAGCGGGCCGGCTCCACCAGCTGGAGTGGGaggcggagagagagacaggagaccgGCGAGCAATTCTCACCGCCCACTCCAGCTCGTAACGATGCTGGAAAATCACCGTAGACTAATTACTTTGTAAGCaataaaggggggggggggggacgtggCTGATGAAGTGAGGCTCTTGATGTGCGCGCTCGCCGTCGGTGCATCACTCACCCTCTCCGTTTGACTCTGCAGCTCACATCAATGCGCACACATCAAAAGTCGCTCTGCTGAGGAAGCTGCCTGACGACTGGAAGCAGAGCATCTCCAGTGGGTTCAAGTGAGTGCCGTttgaacagtgtttgtgtgcacacgCTTATCATTAACCCCACAACCCCCGCCGTGATTACCTTCCCCGAGATTGTGAAGCTGTCATCTTGGAGATCCACTCACTTTATCGGTAATCCTTTCATCGGGGGCGGCCGTCCTCGCCGCGGCTGCCGCCGCCTCGGTGTTGAAATTTTAATTCCAGTCAAAGAAGACTGACGAGCACTTGATGATGTGTCTTTTCCGTCCTCAGGCTATCCAAGTCACTGAATATACTGCACCACCTACTGAAAAAGCTCACTGGGTAAGGTCCGCAGGGCATTTGATGGATTAGATCTGTTTGTGGAATATCATCGTTGAACTCCCACGCCCTTATTGTAATTACATTCTAAAATAGTTTACAGGgaagtcttttttctttttttaagtttagaaggggaaaaaaaatctacaattattgatttgtttgtaTTCATACAGTTTATTTTATCCGGTCTGTGTCGTAATTATCTTCTAAACCTAATTATCTccttaaacctacactaaggaacttttcaaccataataaaacatattaatatcttttgtgatgatacatcgacttacaactagctgaatgacccctctgtcacgggctgagggcatcagtattgctttcacttggactaagcagctgtgaggagggtggtaggaaccctgcacactaaaaaactccataTGTGCAGACTGCTTtgcggcatgcgtcacatcatgatctaacattgtttagccaacagattcattacctcgtcgctatccgtc
Above is a window of Salarias fasciatus chromosome 7, fSalaFa1.1, whole genome shotgun sequence DNA encoding:
- the ice2 gene encoding little elongation complex subunit 2 isoform X2, which encodes MSSLSSKEHNIYLGFLTSKKKSDPPQGLQKRVNDEVMQFTRYLQDVAKICADDYNFISQGAMQYSEDCLRACLEHVRTLPQLYQIHEMTSLTGGTFNPELALTFEKQLLTLGSVNITDHQIVSADAQLASDYQSVSSENPPAKKAKDMHATISDDGNAEKLCARYEPHVCLSRDALVRLLDNHGPDFVEQWELPVCVKLNHGKGSNQKKTVFIDSPLLKTEMTVRERSHIFHEESLKLSFRKNGIKKMFHLLTELPTNECQHSQEKPRRNCGPLKDGIDFEVDITELETFGESTSAKPMQEKQDHSVKSKQLTSPPLSRTTGDVSGRPVSEFSTAQEGSYSTSTSSEDLATTVTQPTVDDAAEPKTERAGRECVQETEDDSDDEKLVIDDCASAASRRQPKSPAGDGPPVTQPGPGTPDSPPPPRGAAPGRRQSRTPKVPGDQLSEILRMQTAMLKSSSDTAKPSPASPARRAEPVVHSHPTSLVKPCVSSYLERNQNEEENSSAVSHESSLVNPNTTEHKRILSQDLQETAEDEQDYEAPVEGNLLYKLYSLQNMLLMVRSSISLTHSRRVGSSQNQFVPVHVLPKLEYQLSYGVECLTNGEVCQLWTETLLHSSTLPYIAHINAHTSKVALLRKLPDDWKQSISSGFKLSKSLNILHHLLKKLTGLDEGRYLMVHKAREPFVTLLRAADGKASRGLYSLQQVHPSTPQPPASGLLPWVPVSPAVVLSFHQKHGRVPCTFPPRQSPKTGKDGSSNAASGPKSDLNTQGKKKKKKKQKNRAAKRQKYINKLVQKSV
- the ice2 gene encoding little elongation complex subunit 2 isoform X1; amino-acid sequence: MELEWEDHAAPEGPFFTKDIYDKYSLAPNVRELWAFLQSDVEPTKTCSSEAAECKDSSRASGWESCDSDDPCAESDDGDNSEDAKNSHGNQKQNKTEADAAFPQPRLPYPCMSSLSSKEHNIYLGFLTSKKKSDPPQGLQKRVNDEVMQFTRYLQDVAKICADDYNFISQGAMQYSEDCLRACLEHVRTLPQLYQIHEMTSLTGGTFNPELALTFEKQLLTLGSVNITDHQIVSADAQLASDYQSVSSENPPAKKAKDMHATISDDGNAEKLCARYEPHVCLSRDALVRLLDNHGPDFVEQWELPVCVKLNHGKGSNQKKTVFIDSPLLKTEMTVRERSHIFHEESLKLSFRKNGIKKMFHLLTELPTNECQHSQEKPRRNCGPLKDGIDFEVDITELETFGESTSAKPMQEKQDHSVKSKQLTSPPLSRTTGDVSGRPVSEFSTAQEGSYSTSTSSEDLATTVTQPTVDDAAEPKTERAGRECVQETEDDSDDEKLVIDDCASAASRRQPKSPAGDGPPVTQPGPGTPDSPPPPRGAAPGRRQSRTPKVPGDQLSEILRMQTAMLKSSSDTAKPSPASPARRAEPVVHSHPTSLVKPCVSSYLERNQNEEENSSAVSHESSLVNPNTTEHKRILSQDLQETAEDEQDYEAPVEGNLLYKLYSLQNMLLMVRSSISLTHSRRVGSSQNQFVPVHVLPKLEYQLSYGVECLTNGEVCQLWTETLLHSSTLPYIAHINAHTSKVALLRKLPDDWKQSISSGFKLSKSLNILHHLLKKLTGLDEGRYLMVHKAREPFVTLLRAADGKASRGLYSLQQVHPSTPQPPASGLLPWVPVSPAVVLSFHQKHGRVPCTFPPRQSPKTGKDGSSNAASGPKSDLNTQGKKKKKKKQKNRAAKRQKYINKLVQKSV